DNA sequence from the Cucumis melo cultivar AY chromosome 6, USDA_Cmelo_AY_1.0, whole genome shotgun sequence genome:
TGTAGAGTTTGTAACTACATTCTCTTATAACTACATTGTTTAGGGAAATAAATTAACTAAGGATAGTTGTGATTTTAAGATAACAAGATTTGTTGTGCTCGTGGCCAAATTCATGCGTGTTTTTTAAATTGTAGTATTCCTTCCTAATGATGATATTTGCCTTGATTTTTGGCAGGTGGCTTCAGTGATTGCTGCAAATCTTTTAACAAGCATACAACTCATAGATTTGTTATGCGTTGTAGTGACGTGGGTGTTTCCTTATTTTCTGCATCTTTAACTACTCatgttaaatatttttgtgCTTACGTGATAGATTTGTTGCAAGTTATGAGGATGCTGCTATTAATACCTCTCTTGAATCTGATGCTTCCTACCTGAGGTAACTTTTTCTTATTTCCTTCTATATTTGTTTATGACATTCAATTGTCACTCCACTGCACATCTATTTTTGGGATACTATTTGCATTATCTTTGTTTGTGCTTTACTGTGCTTTACTACACCTCACTTTATTTTGTATGTTTCTCTACTTTATTGGCTTATCCTTTCCATCACCATATACATGCCATTTCTTGTCTTGTACACAAACTGATTAATTCAAGCTAATAGAGATTAATGCAACCACTCTTTAAAACTCAAGGAAATAGTTTTTGGTGTATATAGATCTTTATACTCTTTTCGAACGTTGTTTCTCTTGATTCAATAATGCAATTTGTATTCTCTTGAAAGGCTTTTGTCTAATGGATTGTATTTTTGAAATGTATTGCTTGCtctttaaaatctaaaatccctcaaataatttttctttgaattgaagaaaaattttataataaatggGATGTGTTTGTTTTGTTGTACGTATGATAATGGGAGCTTCTACATCATCGGTTTGGTACAATTTAAGGGTGGCTCATCCGACGAAGGATGTGCAGATTATAGATCATGATATAGCATTGTTGTTTCAACCCATGTTCATGCTTGGAATTACTATTggtgtttttctttcttttttcttttcccaactCCAGACTTATGCATAGTTATATGGGTTCTTTTTTTGGTTGTTTGATTCATACGGACTTCCTCCATGTCTTTCTTTAAGCGAATTGAGATGTGGAAAGAAGAAACTATTCTCAAGGTTTTCTAATTGATTTTCCTATGTTCTAATAATGTTTGGTTTTGTTTGAAGGTCATAAAATTTGCTCTTCGttggtttttttccttttccccaTAAAGAATTTGCTAAACAATATGAGACTGTTGTGAATTCTCATGGCGAACGTAAGTAATATGGTTATTTGAACTCTTTTAATCACAATTTCGACTTTTTAGCTAAAAGGTATATCTCCTTGTTTGACAATTCTTTTGGCTCGATTCAGAGGATAGTTACCTTTTCATATATTGggttttaaccttttttttttttttttttgtgaagatGTGCATCCTTAATCGTGTTAGCTTCTCTTATTTAAGTCAATTTCAATGTCCTTTTAATCGCtgtaaataaattttttaatgtttcagtagtcaaattaaatggtttattttgatattgcttgtagaatgattgaagacATCGGGTTGAAAGcgaagcgattgtgtagatagccaggcTATTGTTGAAGATTGAAGACTGAGTAGACGTTTAGAATTTCTTATtaaagtcttgtattaggatcttgttcatgtactgttgtagaatgtatatataaatacaatattaagatttcatttttgtGTACAAATgcaaaagacaaatattatagtttttaaaataatattaattttattaatttgttggagtgaggaaaaatatttatttacatggACTCAATTTCGGTTTATAAAAAACAGACAATGGTGaaacaatataataaaaataaaatcgaAAAACGGGCCCAAAacaaggcctttaatgtcggtttagaaACGACACCAAAGGCATCTTTAGtgtcggtttaaaaatgacattaaagacatctttaatgtcggttacaTTAAAggtcaaccgacattaaagttctacaataacactatcaaagatgtcggtttataaccgacattgaaggtttttaatgtcgattttccaaccgacaaccgacattaaagacctttaataacgctcgcaaaagacctttaatgtcggtttaaaccgacattaaaggccaaatttcttgtagtgattttCTTCCTATATTTCCTAGCACATGCATGATTCTAAGAGGACATCATAGACAAGTCATTGCAAGACCTAAGACAACAAGGGCAAGCAACAAGAAGAAAACACTTGGCATTGTTCGAGCATTACGCTTAATTAAGGACCCCAAGTAAAAAACAAAGACCCACAAGAAAAATAATCACAAACTTCTCAATCTCCAATAATTTAAAAGGAATATTTATcccaatgtaaaaaaaataatcaaagaagaaaaatataggATAAAGTGGAAGGAAAACATAAAACATTCCTCAAGACTGAAAAGTTGAAGGGTGAGTTGCTATGATCAACACTTtttcaaagaaaacaaaagggCAAACCTTGCAAAAGAAAATAGTCCAAGAAAACAAACCTAACAGTGACACAAGGCAGGCCATCGAGCTACTCATCGTCATTTGACTCTGACAAGCTGAGAATCATAAGAAGAACTTTAAAAGATCTAGGCCAAGTTAAACATCATGGAGAAACAATGATTCTAAAATAGCATTTGTCTCTCTGACCGCCTAACTGACTGAGAACTATTCTATATCGAATAATGCTCTGTAGCTGGCTAACACTCTCAATGAGGTATCCTACCATTGTCAATAGGGCATCCTTCTGATGTACAAAATCCATTGCCTTCTCCTAGTCTTTATAACCTCCCCAATATGATTTCTAAGCTGTTCATTTTCTACGTGACCTTTGAAGGCTAAGATGTATGACTTATTTAGGGCTTTTAGGAAGGATCATCTCCTCATCTAGACCAAACTCTACCGTAGCACGTATACAAAACTCGATGATCATGGTTGGGTGTCTAGGACCACCAGTGGTCAATTCCTTGAATATACGCCTAATAGAATGGAAAATGATCATCTCCACATCGATAAAAAGACCCACTAGGTAGAGCAAAGAGCAACAATGCTTTCTCCTTTATCATGTTTTAGAGGCAAGTCACAGGCATCAACCTAACACATAAGAAAGCATGTCATATCTTGTTAGAGATAGTAAGGTAATTTGACCCTTTTATCCTAACCAGAACCCCGACCAAATTCTAAACACCCAATTGGCACCTCGCTCATAAAGAGTTTTAATGACTTGATCGAGATCCACCTCCTTTCTAATAACACGTATATATTCATTCGATCAAATTTAGGAATGCAGAATAGACGATCTATGGATTCTAGACTGAAAGGAAACCAAACAACATTGAACTATACAAGAATCACTATCCTCATCCATATTCGAATAGAATTTTCTAACAAGAGGCACACAACACGCTTTTAGGCTGCTAGACCGTTGTATATTGCTGGTGATGTGGGGTACAAATTGACATCTATGGACTCAAACTTTGCTTATGTATATAATATCCCTATTGGAGAATATAATGGTGTATCTATCAAAGACTTCTCTTGAGACAAACTTACAATGGTCATAGGCCAACCCACACGTTTGCGCCCAATGCTCAAAGCATCATCCTTTTCCTCACTCTTCCTAAGAGCCATGTGGAATTTAAACCCAAGGGCATAACTCTATGCAACAAGGGAGACACTAATATAATCTCACAAAACACAACCTAACAACACCCCGAACGCTTGCCTTTAACTTGTGTGTGTTGCTCACCAACTAAACAAAACCTAATAGCCCTTATTTGGGCATTAATCTATTGGGCCTTCGAATAATGAAATAATCCATCAATTTTGGAGAGAGTGATTAGGGGTAGAAAATGAGATCTATCAAACCTAAGGATATAGCTTTACCCATGAGCAACGGGGAAGGCGAGAACAATACTTATGATGAGATTTATAACCACAGCAAGAGCTAGAGTAAGAGTATGCAAAAGTGAGTTCAAGAGCTTGATAGAATATAGGATCAGACTCCCAACCTTGATCTTCTTTAACCTTTTCGTAATTTCCAATTTTTATTATACATTATTGCTGCAAAGTCAAAAGAATTTCCATATCACTTTGGTTAGCTCTTCTAAAAACACTTTCGTTAACTATATAACTAATTCTTCTAATTTAGGATTAAAAATCAATCATTTTCTAAACATTAGAActtgattgtttaattttaaaaatctttAAGCTCGGTTAAGTGAATTTCAAGAACAAAAACTGTAACTTACTCAATAAATTAAAGATATGTACAAAATTTGAAGTATGAATGAATATTTTCTTTATAACATTATTAATATTAACGAATTACAGAATTAATACATTACAGTACATTTTTAGGTGGGAGAggaaataattaatatttgaccatgtataaaagaataattaacTATTAGAAATTCCCCTACTTCCTCATCCTTTTGCGGTCCATCTCAATCAAACTCCTCATGATAATATTTGAAGCTTTCGTGACAACTTCCGATAAGGTCCTAACAAAATAATGAAACAAATTAATTagggaaaaataaataattttcatgtaattagggaaacaaaaataattttgtgcgttactttattttattttatttataaaaagtgggattatttattaattctatatttaaatttaaggTTCGTTTTGTTCCCTTGTCTTACAATCGTTTACATGcttcttaataaaaaaaacggttgaataattagttaaattttaataacaaaaataattttttgaaagataccttattttcaagttttgatttgaatttttaaaccattgtaaaatgtaaatatcaaaagaagaaaattggaGGCAAAAGTATTGTCTATagctttaattttttaaaattaaaaaatatatatatagttaatttgtacctttgtttattgatttttttattaaatagtgtTTTTATgcgaaaaaaaaataattatttgctTTTATGGTCGAGAACTTTATAATTTGtagaaaataaacaatttttaaaaataaattctcatcttaataaaagaaaaaaaatgtaaattttcGACTATAGAAAACATGTTAAACTAAtaatagaaataacaaaaatatttgataGACTCTTAACTTCTATCAATCTTTATCGATGATAGATTTGAATATATCAGTTTTTATCATTAATAGTATCgatgataaacttctattaattttttattgataaacaccgatagacttctatctacatctatcagtgatagacatGTATTAATTTCTAGCACTAATAGATGCCGATAGATTTTTATATCACCGGTCTGAATAGTCCATCAGCGTGTATTTAGGTTGTATGAAATCTAGAAAGTTTTGCTATAATTTGTAAACACACCTCGAcctattttgtattttttttttaaaaaaaaaaactctttaaaaacatattttatttataGATTAAAACATCATTTTGGTTGTTAGTATTTTACATTTCATTTATTCCATTTAGCACTCATACTTCCAAAATCTTTTACTATCCACTCTCGATAAATCTTCAATATCTTtcctttattgtttttttaagttaatttcGGTTAGTATTTTCTCTATAAATTTTAGTTATATATTTACATAGGACTATTATAGcatgaaattcaaattattatttaatattttatgtacccaattttaataaaacttaatttttaattcATCGAAAGTAAGACTGAatttaagaataaatttttaaaaatactaaGACTAAATCTAaataactaaaaatatataaattaaaataaaatgaaaatcgAAGTTTACAAACAATATTTTaacttcttaaaatatttaagtATGCTTCTTTAatgtttatattattaataatagacACACCCAAAAGATTAGGGATATTGAAAAAGTTGCTTAACTATGCCATCTCAAGGATTTTATTATATACTCATTCCGATTTAATTCAATGTTTATAAAATTCTGGGGACActgttttttattcttttatgaTCATATTACAGAGTGTGTTTGcttaactttttaaatatttaattttgaaataaaatatattaagaATTATTAGAAGATTTAACAACCACTAAAACTAACTTTTGATCTATTCTTAAAGtgtgttttaaaatatttttatggtaaaaaaattaaacaaaatgattttgtccttttcttttaaaaagaggccttACTCTGTTGACGAATCAAATTTGAGTCCATCGAAGCTTTTAGCTTGTTGCAGAGCCCAATTGAACCTCCTCAGCTCGTCAGTTTCATAACCATGATGATCCTCGATGCGAAGTTGCGATGCTTTTATATCACAAAATATAGGAATAACCTGTTTAATAATGAAATCTTAATGATAAATTCTCCTTCTATATTTTGACGACAATTTTAGTATAATTGCATTTGGATAATATTTTGATGCGATCAATAATATTAAGGGTGCAATAATAGACTCTTAGTAGCAATATAatttatcgttgatagacttttACAAGCATGTCAAGTAATATAATCTATCATTGATGATACCTACTAACAATAATGGTTTGTATTGATTGGTCTCGAAATCTAAACCTTGAGTTATATCGcaactaaaattttaattttttttcaattgtgATACTTTGCAACTATTCTTTAACTATACATGCAAAATAAGTTAGAGTGAAATATTGGAATTTCTTTTGTAACATATTCTATAAAATACAAATCCAAACAATCATAGACTTGAAAATTTgcatataaagaaaaaaaattaaagttttctTAAAGAGATGCTGAAACCCtaattcataaaaattctcAATGTACAACGGTgtgaattaaataaaaattgtttaaaggaaaaaaagggtTTTAAGGAGTAACATATTTCTTCTCATATACTaaaacaaaaagttaaaaatgatCTATATAATTATTAGGGATATAAACCATTTTTTCACCTataatggatttttttttctttttttgttaattaCACTTCCTGTCAAAGTTTAAAACTGAAATCAAGttttgaattaaaataaataaataaatatagatatatatatacatacacacacatatatattatatataatttgacTAAGAAGTCatattttctttaagaaaagtTGGGACATATTTACTTTAAGAAAAGTTAAGTCatattttctttaagaaaaggaaaattatgtgagagaaaaaaaaacatagataataaataagaaaaaaaaacatgaaatggTTATAAAAGGGGGttcatttttaatatattaattttcCTATTTAAAATTTCTGGAAATGCTTCTCTCAAATAATGAAAATTGTTTCGGGAGAGAAAACTaccacaaattaaaaaaaaaatgataaagtggCAAAATAATTATAccatataaaacaatttcgaaaacggaaaaagtctaCCGGTcgacaatgaaaaataccaaaaatgccccgccacgccgtcaacaacgcccTTATTTGatacaggatcgtttagatttggttatttgGTATaccatcatttagatttgtaaccatttattttttcaattctatccaTTAAATTGGTTACACAGTCATTTACTTTTGGTTATAAGATCGTtaagatttggtcgtttagatttaaatttggctaccctaaatcaaaattatttttttttcaaaatttataaattttgctatgatttttttcaagattcatatacataatcttttagatttggttaccctaatctaaacgacataaaaaacaatgaaaagaagaaagacgatgaaacgAAATCAcagcagaaaaaaagaagaagtgaAATCACagcagaaaaaaagaagtgaaaaaaaaaagattaaaagaaatcaaatttagAAATCGTAGCAAAAAAAAGAACGAAGctgaaagacgatagaaagaaatgaCAGCAAAGAGCTttggtaaaatgaaaaaaaaaacagtttttaGAAAACGAAATACATGGAAGTTAAACAGTCCATGTATATAATTTTGGTTTTAGAAGCTAGACTAAATATATCAATTATAGTTAAACCTTAATCATTCATAAATCAATGGACATATGAAATCTTAAGATTAGAATGAATATTATGGATATgaaataaacaacaaaaaatgctaatagaaaaaacaataataacaataggAGGGAAATATAACATACCTTCTTGTTGGACTCAATGATCATAGCCAACTCATGAAGGCAAAAATAAGACTCACAATAGCGAG
Encoded proteins:
- the LOC103493343 gene encoding TIR-only protein; its protein translation is MNRVAVGGVGNITPRQFLAHMGKKEMKGMILKPCDVFINRRGVDTKKTVAALLYDRLVRVRLRPFLDYKNLRPGEKLFDEIHGAIRQCKVGVAVFSPRYCESYFCLHELAMIIESNKKVIPIFCDIKASQLRIEDHHGYETDELRRFNWALQQAKSFDGLKFDSSTETLSEVVTKASNIIMRSLIEMDRKRMRK